In Nitrosopumilaceae archaeon, the following are encoded in one genomic region:
- a CDS encoding PAS domain-containing sensor histidine kinase: MRKSEELYSRSEKKYRELYENSPALYRTIDTQGIIIDCNKSYAERLGYTKEEVIGKSIFMHASDDDIDAMKESFETWKNTGNVKDKEVWFKTKDGTVFPTLISANNLYDENGILIGSNTIIKDMSEIFEARKKIESEAIMRLQFEEIKKVEKLKDEFASMITHELKSPLTPIMGRCDMLREPGLLGDLNSLQLDSVNNIKKNAHRLERLIRDILEAQKLEMGRMKFDKEKIDVAEFMTEIHREYLSLMKEKQIDFVDSTEEKLILTSDKDRIRQVVDNLVLNAADFTNKKEAKIEIGARNEDDKIIFYVKDNGTGIPKEMQPDMFKKFFQADTSLTRKHPGTGLGLVVCKGIVEGLGGKIWFESQSGIGTSFYFTLPKKLD; this comes from the coding sequence TTGAGGAAATCTGAAGAGCTTTACTCTCGTTCTGAAAAAAAATACAGAGAACTCTATGAAAATTCACCAGCTCTGTATCGCACAATTGATACGCAGGGAATCATAATTGATTGTAATAAATCGTATGCAGAACGTTTGGGATATACAAAAGAAGAAGTTATCGGAAAATCAATATTCATGCATGCGTCTGATGATGACATTGACGCCATGAAAGAATCATTTGAAACATGGAAAAATACAGGAAATGTTAAGGACAAAGAAGTTTGGTTCAAGACTAAAGATGGAACAGTTTTTCCTACGCTTATTAGTGCAAATAATCTTTATGATGAAAATGGCATCTTGATTGGAAGTAACACCATCATCAAAGACATGTCAGAAATTTTTGAAGCAAGAAAAAAAATAGAAAGTGAAGCCATAATGAGATTGCAATTTGAGGAGATTAAAAAGGTGGAGAAATTAAAGGATGAGTTTGCTTCAATGATTACTCATGAACTAAAATCCCCGCTTACCCCAATAATGGGTCGCTGTGACATGCTAAGAGAACCAGGTTTACTTGGGGATCTTAACTCGCTTCAACTAGATTCAGTCAATAATATTAAAAAAAATGCTCATAGGTTGGAACGATTAATTCGAGATATATTGGAAGCCCAAAAGCTAGAAATGGGTCGCATGAAGTTTGATAAAGAAAAAATCGATGTGGCTGAATTTATGACAGAGATTCATAGAGAATATTTGTCACTAATGAAAGAAAAACAAATTGACTTTGTAGATTCTACAGAAGAAAAATTGATTCTAACAAGTGATAAGGACAGAATTAGGCAAGTAGTAGATAACTTGGTTTTAAACGCTGCAGACTTTACCAACAAAAAAGAAGCAAAGATCGAGATTGGTGCAAGAAATGAAGATGACAAGATTATTTTTTATGTAAAAGATAATGGTACAGGTATTCCAAAAGAGATGCAGCCAGACATGTTTAAAAAATTCTTCCAGGCAGATACCTCACTTACAAGAAAGCATCCGGGTACAGGCCTTGGGCTGGTAGTCTGTAAAGGAATAGTAGAAGGTTTAGGGGGCAAAATATGGTTTGAAAGTCAATCAGGAATAGGTACGAGTTTTTATTTCACACTTCCAAAAAAGCTTGATTAA
- a CDS encoding response regulator: protein MKVLLIDDNVEITEMLSQYLKLKKCDCTVINNGRDGLDQILSKKHDVVILDIAMPEFSGVDLINSLEKKGKLKEHKIILLTASSITDEELANILDKGVVTALKKPVDLNRLFEVVRICSRLKAPYSAN from the coding sequence ATGAAAGTTTTGTTGATTGATGACAATGTAGAAATCACTGAAATGTTGTCACAATATTTGAAACTAAAAAAATGTGATTGTACTGTTATAAATAATGGAAGGGACGGACTAGATCAAATTTTGAGTAAAAAGCACGATGTTGTAATATTAGATATAGCCATGCCAGAATTCAGCGGAGTTGATCTAATAAATTCTCTTGAAAAAAAGGGCAAACTAAAAGAACATAAAATAATTTTGTTGACTGCATCCTCTATTACTGATGAAGAATTGGCAAATATTTTAGACAAGGGAGTAGTTACGGCCTTGAAGAAGCCAGTTGATCTAAACCGTCTTTTTGAAGTCGTTAGAATTTGTTCTCGACTAAAAGCCCCATACAGTGCCAATTGA
- a CDS encoding alcohol dehydrogenase catalytic domain-containing protein yields MRAAVVPKINGKWEVKEVPTPKPSANQVLIKIHASGLCYTDVHITKGELPLPIEFPRTIGHEPVGEIVELGVGVTTRRIGDRVGVPWIQASCGRCEWCERGKQLFCQQQIGTGIGTQGSHAEYMLAYADSTMLLPKEITYEQAAPVFCAGYTVYSGLRFADPKPHEKIAIVGIGGLGHLGIQYSKACGFETIAVTHSKDKEELSYKLGADKVVANGEELMKAGGADVILATGNSTKSMTDSLKGIRPDGRMMVMGVSNEEPIHVSTEILFNRARIIGSTQNSREYLFEALDYVAKGKVKVITETYSLDDISQAYDRVADGKVRFRAVIKN; encoded by the coding sequence ATGCGTGCAGCTGTTGTTCCCAAAATTAATGGAAAATGGGAGGTAAAGGAAGTTCCTACTCCAAAACCAAGTGCAAATCAGGTTTTGATAAAAATCCATGCTAGTGGTCTGTGTTATACTGATGTACACATAACAAAAGGCGAGCTACCCTTGCCAATTGAGTTTCCAAGAACCATAGGGCACGAGCCTGTTGGTGAAATTGTTGAGCTTGGAGTTGGTGTAACTACGCGCAGAATTGGCGATAGGGTGGGTGTTCCATGGATACAAGCATCATGTGGAAGATGCGAGTGGTGTGAGCGCGGCAAGCAGTTATTTTGTCAACAACAAATAGGAACTGGAATTGGAACTCAGGGTAGTCATGCCGAATACATGTTGGCTTATGCTGATTCTACAATGCTTCTTCCAAAAGAGATAACATACGAACAGGCAGCTCCAGTCTTTTGTGCTGGTTATACCGTATACAGCGGTTTAAGGTTTGCAGATCCAAAACCACATGAGAAAATTGCCATAGTTGGCATAGGGGGATTGGGTCATCTTGGAATCCAGTATTCAAAGGCTTGTGGATTTGAAACAATAGCTGTGACTCATTCTAAAGACAAAGAAGAGCTATCCTACAAGCTAGGAGCAGACAAGGTTGTTGCAAACGGTGAAGAATTAATGAAGGCAGGAGGTGCTGATGTCATACTTGCTACAGGAAACTCTACAAAATCCATGACTGATTCTCTAAAGGGAATACGACCTGATGGGAGAATGATGGTAATGGGAGTTTCAAACGAAGAACCTATTCATGTCTCAACTGAGATTTTGTTTAATCGTGCAAGAATAATAGGTTCCACACAAAACAGCAGAGAATATCTTTTTGAGGCACTAGATTACGTTGCTAAAGGCAAAGTAAAAGTAATTACTGAAACCTATAGCTTGGATGATATTTCACAAGCATATGACAGAGTAGCTGATGGCAAGGTTAGATTTCGAGCTGTAATAAAAAATTAG
- a CDS encoding trypsin-like peptidase domain-containing protein: MVPVSDEILINAVEKISKSVVNIASVRMIQDQIFRVFPVEGVGSGVIIDKRGYILTNNHVIEESERLRITLSDGRIFNGKVVGADEATDLAVVKIEPKEDIPVAVLGDSDKLKMGQIVIAVGNPFGLTGGPTVTLGIISSLNRSIQTQTGVLDLIQTDAAINLGNSGGPLANTAGAVIAINTAKMPYAQGIGFAVPISTAKSILKELIEKGRVSRPWIGIHSIKMTPQLRQYYGLPMGDGALVVQVEPYSPADNSGLRRGDIIENIDKNRIVEPSQIATYIRKKHVGDTISLTVNRNTRRLEIAITLEENDTDLYVKSSGLP; this comes from the coding sequence GTGGTTCCTGTTTCAGATGAGATTCTAATTAATGCTGTAGAAAAAATCAGCAAAAGTGTAGTAAACATTGCCAGTGTTAGGATGATTCAGGATCAGATCTTTCGAGTATTTCCTGTGGAAGGAGTAGGCTCTGGTGTAATTATTGACAAGCGAGGATACATACTTACAAACAATCACGTAATTGAAGAATCTGAAAGGTTGAGAATTACTTTAAGCGATGGAAGAATATTTAATGGAAAAGTTGTTGGAGCTGATGAGGCAACTGATCTAGCTGTTGTCAAAATTGAACCAAAAGAAGACATACCTGTAGCCGTTCTAGGTGATTCTGACAAACTAAAGATGGGACAGATAGTAATTGCAGTAGGAAATCCATTTGGTTTGACTGGAGGTCCCACAGTGACTTTGGGTATAATAAGTTCGTTGAATAGAAGCATTCAAACACAAACTGGTGTACTAGATCTAATTCAAACTGATGCAGCTATAAATCTAGGAAATTCAGGAGGTCCTCTAGCAAACACTGCTGGTGCAGTCATTGCCATTAACACTGCCAAGATGCCATATGCTCAAGGTATAGGATTTGCAGTGCCTATTAGCACAGCTAAATCCATACTAAAAGAGCTAATTGAGAAGGGGCGAGTAAGCAGGCCATGGATTGGAATTCATTCAATCAAGATGACGCCGCAATTGAGGCAATACTATGGATTACCAATGGGTGATGGTGCACTAGTGGTTCAGGTTGAACCCTACAGTCCTGCTGATAATTCTGGACTACGAAGAGGAGACATTATAGAAAATATTGACAAAAACAGAATCGTAGAGCCATCACAAATTGCCACATATATTAGAAAAAAACATGTAGGTGATACCATATCCCTTACCGTAAACAGAAATACAAGACGACTAGAAATTGCAATAACACTAGAAGAAAACGATACTGATCTTTATGTAAAATCTTCTGGGCTACCATGA